TCGTCGTAGCCACCCATGATGCGTTTGTCAAATTCCAGTAAAATCACATCGTCAAAAGCCTTAGCTTTGGCAGAGCGCGGCTGGCCGTCCAAAATGGCCATCTCTCCAAAGCAGCTTCCCCTTTTAAGCCTTGCAAGGGTCTCTTCACGTTTTTTACCGATTTTCTTTGAAATGCTTACAACACCATCCACTATTACGTAAAACCTGTCACCGGGCTGCCCTTCGTCAAAAATTAAATCACCCTCGGCATATTTTCTGCATTTTGAAATTCTTAAAAGAGTCATTAGCTCCTCGTCGGTGAGAAAGGAAAAAAAATCGAGGTCACGAATTTTTCTGACAGTCTTGGTTATCGCCATGGGGACACTTCTGATTGCATCATCTAACGCTTTTTTTACATCTTCAATCTGATACGGGTACTGTAAAACAGCACTGACCCCCTCTTTGTACATTCTTTTGAGGTCGGAGGCCTCCATTTCAGAGTCTATAAGCAGAATGACTCTTATGTTGTAGCGTTCCCTTAGCTCTTTGAAAAAGTTCTCTTCATACGTGCTGACAGTGAAATAATCAGCCATGAGTATTTCGTAAGGTTCTTGTTTCAGAATATTAAAAACACTTAGTGGTTTTGTTACGCCAGAGACCTGAGGATAGCCCATATAGTTAAGAGTTCCCTTGGCAAAATCAAGGCCTCGCTGGTCATGAATTAACACCAGAATCTTTAATTCGCCACC
This genomic interval from Nitrospirota bacterium contains the following:
- a CDS encoding cyclic nucleotide-binding domain-containing protein; this encodes MGGELKILVLIHDQRGLDFAKGTLNYMGYPQVSGVTKPLSVFNILKQEPYEILMADYFTVSTYEENFFKELRERYNIRVILLIDSEMEASDLKRMYKEGVSAVLQYPYQIEDVKKALDDAIRSVPMAITKTVRKIRDLDFFSFLTDEELMTLLRISKCRKYAEGDLIFDEGQPGDRFYVIVDGVVSISKKIGKKREETLARLKRGSCFGEMAILDGQPRSAKAKAFDDVILLEFDKRIMGGYDDIITLKLFKKLAHVFSRRLRGATAKIKEMVLTSHAKDGLSSTPVL